In a genomic window of Vibrio gigantis:
- a CDS encoding peptidoglycan DD-metalloendopeptidase family protein, producing MKFLRIGLIITAISAFSFAALLSFHSKPAQEISIKITPYQGPPATDAEGVDSQLNPSLIKVHYFVKVGDTLSNIFSSWQLPYGTVQKVMEADLESLKLDTIKPGDHLELLLDSDSKQLVELIYHESLVEQATFTRNDDGSFTYKFHEIPGKWKEKLYTGSVQGSFSTSAYKAGLTTAQIANITRTLKDKVNFARELRAGDRFNVLVKEQYTDDHLTGKTEVQGISIQLRNREVAAFLAPDGLFYDREGNSLEQAFDRYPVDRKFRRITSSFNPTRRHPVTGRISPHNGTDFATPVGSPVYSTGDGRVVALRDHPYAGKYLVIEHNSVYKTRYLHLSRFLVKKGQQIKRGQKIALSGATGRITGPHLHFEVLVRGRAVDAMKANLPMASSIMPKDRKEFLARMASFDAMLSTPVERAS from the coding sequence ATGAAGTTCCTCCGTATTGGCCTGATCATTACTGCTATCAGTGCCTTTTCCTTTGCTGCTTTGCTCTCTTTTCATTCCAAACCAGCACAAGAAATATCTATAAAAATAACACCTTATCAAGGCCCTCCAGCGACTGATGCAGAAGGTGTCGATTCTCAATTGAATCCCTCTTTGATTAAAGTCCATTACTTTGTGAAGGTAGGGGATACCCTCAGCAACATATTTTCGTCATGGCAACTGCCTTATGGAACCGTTCAAAAGGTGATGGAAGCGGATCTTGAGTCTTTGAAACTCGACACAATAAAACCTGGTGATCATCTAGAGTTGCTTCTGGATAGTGACTCCAAACAGCTTGTAGAGCTGATTTATCACGAGAGTCTGGTTGAGCAAGCGACCTTTACTCGAAACGATGATGGTAGCTTCACCTATAAATTCCACGAGATCCCAGGCAAATGGAAAGAAAAACTCTATACGGGTAGTGTCCAAGGGAGTTTTTCAACATCGGCATACAAAGCAGGGCTGACGACAGCACAGATAGCCAATATTACGCGCACGTTGAAAGATAAAGTTAACTTCGCTCGTGAGCTGAGAGCGGGTGACCGCTTCAATGTATTGGTCAAAGAGCAGTACACAGATGATCACCTAACAGGCAAAACAGAAGTTCAAGGTATCTCAATCCAGTTACGAAACCGTGAGGTGGCAGCTTTTCTAGCGCCAGATGGTCTTTTCTATGACAGAGAGGGCAATAGTCTAGAGCAAGCCTTTGATAGATACCCTGTCGACAGAAAATTCCGACGAATTACTTCATCGTTTAATCCGACACGAAGACACCCAGTAACTGGGCGAATCTCACCACATAATGGTACTGACTTTGCTACTCCTGTTGGTTCTCCGGTTTACTCAACGGGTGATGGCCGTGTTGTCGCGCTTCGTGACCACCCTTATGCCGGGAAATACTTGGTGATTGAACACAACAGCGTATATAAGACCCGTTATCTTCACTTGAGCCGCTTCTTAGTTAAGAAAGGGCAACAAATCAAGCGAGGTCAGAAAATTGCACTATCGGGTGCGACTGGTCGTATTACTGGCCCTCATTTGCATTTTGAAGTGTTGGTTCGTGGTCGCGCGGTCGATGCGATGAAGGCTAACTTACCGATGGCAAGTTCGATTATGCCTAAAGATAGGAAAGAGTTTTTGGCTCGAATGGCCTCTTTTGATGCCATGCTCTCTACGCCAGTTGAACGCGCGAGCTAG
- a CDS encoding HD domain-containing phosphohydrolase, whose amino-acid sequence MRRRRYPLSIHITSLFLILTTFVGTVLISISYRHSQELLLGTVREVSNEHRDKLESVFKQAIAPVITTLNVMAVSPFVTQQGSSIEKESWLASVDIIFKQNTNLVALFYGSEDGDFRIFRPLSTNKQRAENNAPAKATMMVSSTNLDGENFITYLDGAHQVISTAQSESKFNPTTRTWYRNAKPDGSIHLSEPYLFYFMKTNGITLSRRSADGKHVVGADFTLSSLSSQISELAYSPQTRLALFDEHFNLLGQHQLDLTTSNLTLEANNANINNGQSTNKLSGSEQEQSFFNIPKRDQMEALKSSVLGPLISDEEKFNLNLKNVEYNLNTWALTLTPVELTQNVTLYLAEATPHNELLSDLISMRDKQVAVAIGMLFICFGIVWLVANRLSQPLNTLMQLTDNIARFDFRRTHYPKSMIKEVANLAHSIELMEHTLHDLINLLRDTAGNQEFSILAKNIAHQSYLITKAETIVLFTQSEEKDVFNTAANLAIIPFKADINDFIKHTPWLLCQLKSGETIHLNREDNVLNYYQDSIFNSDLYLFPLLNREKLLVGIVAIGYERPITKMQADKHAFLRELLSFAEIAKDNIDQMQQQKDMLNAFIELIASAIDTKSPYTGGHCQRVPELTKWLTQATIDDDRYYPQFSLNSKQWEELMLAAWLHDCGKVTTPEYVVDKATKLETIYDRIHEIRMRFELLKQQAETDYWKAMANGGLQEEQLKILEQSLSELDEEFAFVAECNLGGESMTEEQLERLDQIAKRQWKRTLDDQLGLSWSEKERFNTQKDTVDKDKTEPTSPETILPVMEPLLADKPEHKIPWDNGFNPADVWQEAFVLKPGEVKYNQGELYNLKVRRGTLNDEERFMINDHIIQTFTMLNKLPYPSYLKNIPDIASGHHERIDGKGYPRGLNEDQLPLPSRAMAIADVFEALTSSDRPYKKGKLLSESLNIMTDMATSGHIDPKLYLLFLENKIYDKYAERFLEPNQRCEVDETKHIEKVKEYIRSLF is encoded by the coding sequence ACATTTGTCGGTACAGTATTGATATCAATAAGCTATCGGCATTCTCAAGAGTTGCTTTTGGGTACGGTACGTGAGGTAAGCAATGAGCACCGTGACAAGCTAGAATCGGTATTTAAACAAGCCATTGCCCCTGTTATCACAACTTTAAATGTGATGGCGGTGAGCCCGTTTGTTACTCAGCAGGGATCTTCCATCGAAAAGGAGTCTTGGCTAGCGTCGGTTGATATCATCTTCAAGCAGAATACCAATTTGGTCGCGCTGTTCTACGGCTCGGAAGATGGCGACTTCAGGATCTTTCGCCCCTTAAGCACTAACAAACAGAGGGCCGAAAACAATGCCCCTGCCAAAGCGACCATGATGGTCAGCAGTACTAATTTGGATGGTGAGAACTTTATTACCTACCTCGATGGTGCACATCAGGTCATCAGTACTGCTCAAAGCGAGAGCAAATTTAATCCAACGACTCGTACTTGGTATCGTAATGCCAAGCCGGATGGATCCATTCACCTTTCTGAGCCCTATCTTTTTTATTTTATGAAAACCAACGGCATTACGCTTTCTAGGCGTTCGGCCGATGGCAAGCATGTGGTGGGCGCTGACTTCACGCTGAGTTCACTCTCTTCTCAGATCAGTGAACTGGCATATTCCCCACAAACCAGACTGGCTCTATTTGATGAACACTTTAATCTTCTTGGCCAGCATCAACTTGATTTAACCACCTCTAACCTCACACTCGAAGCCAACAACGCCAATATCAATAATGGGCAAAGTACAAACAAACTCTCTGGTAGCGAGCAGGAACAAAGCTTCTTTAACATCCCCAAACGAGATCAAATGGAAGCGTTAAAATCATCCGTTTTGGGTCCGCTGATATCGGATGAAGAGAAATTTAACCTCAATCTAAAAAACGTGGAGTACAACCTGAACACATGGGCACTGACCTTAACTCCGGTTGAGCTCACCCAAAACGTGACCCTCTATTTGGCGGAAGCGACACCACACAATGAACTGCTTTCTGATCTTATTTCTATGCGTGACAAACAAGTCGCCGTCGCAATTGGGATGTTGTTTATCTGTTTTGGCATCGTGTGGCTGGTTGCTAATCGCCTATCCCAGCCGCTCAATACGTTGATGCAGCTTACAGATAACATCGCACGCTTTGATTTCCGTCGTACCCATTATCCAAAGAGCATGATTAAAGAGGTTGCGAACCTTGCTCACTCCATTGAACTGATGGAGCACACGCTTCACGACCTCATCAACTTACTTCGAGACACCGCAGGAAATCAGGAGTTTTCGATACTAGCCAAGAACATCGCCCATCAAAGCTATTTGATAACCAAAGCCGAAACCATTGTGCTGTTTACTCAATCAGAAGAAAAAGATGTATTTAATACAGCCGCTAACCTCGCGATTATTCCTTTTAAAGCTGACATCAATGACTTCATCAAACATACACCTTGGTTGCTGTGTCAGCTTAAGTCAGGTGAAACGATCCACTTAAACCGAGAAGATAATGTGCTCAACTATTATCAAGACTCAATCTTTAATTCAGACCTGTACCTTTTTCCTCTCTTGAACCGTGAAAAGCTCTTAGTGGGTATTGTGGCCATTGGCTATGAAAGGCCGATTACCAAGATGCAGGCTGATAAGCACGCCTTTTTACGAGAGCTGCTCAGCTTTGCTGAAATAGCGAAAGACAATATTGACCAAATGCAGCAACAGAAAGACATGCTTAATGCCTTTATCGAGTTAATTGCATCGGCGATCGATACTAAATCACCTTACACAGGTGGGCATTGCCAACGAGTACCTGAACTCACCAAATGGCTAACTCAAGCGACTATTGATGATGACCGCTATTATCCGCAGTTCTCACTCAATAGTAAGCAGTGGGAAGAGTTGATGCTCGCCGCTTGGCTTCACGATTGCGGCAAGGTCACCACGCCAGAATATGTAGTAGATAAAGCAACAAAATTAGAAACGATTTACGACCGAATCCACGAAATTCGCATGCGATTTGAATTGCTAAAACAACAAGCGGAAACCGACTATTGGAAGGCGATGGCGAACGGTGGACTTCAAGAGGAGCAGCTTAAAATACTCGAACAAAGCCTGTCCGAGCTGGATGAAGAGTTTGCCTTCGTTGCTGAGTGCAATCTCGGCGGCGAGTCCATGACAGAGGAGCAACTAGAACGCTTAGACCAAATAGCCAAACGCCAATGGAAACGGACACTGGATGATCAACTGGGGCTATCTTGGTCTGAGAAAGAGAGGTTCAACACCCAAAAAGATACTGTTGATAAAGATAAAACTGAGCCAACAAGTCCGGAGACGATTTTGCCGGTAATGGAGCCACTACTTGCTGACAAACCAGAACATAAAATACCGTGGGATAATGGCTTTAACCCGGCAGATGTATGGCAAGAAGCATTTGTACTCAAGCCCGGCGAAGTAAAATACAACCAAGGTGAGTTATACAATTTGAAAGTACGTCGTGGCACCTTAAACGATGAAGAACGTTTCATGATCAACGATCATATCATTCAAACTTTCACCATGCTCAACAAGCTCCCTTACCCGTCTTATCTCAAGAACATTCCCGATATTGCGAGCGGACATCACGAGCGTATTGATGGTAAAGGCTACCCAAGAGGCTTAAATGAAGACCAATTGCCTCTGCCTTCTAGAGCAATGGCGATAGCTGATGTCTTTGAAGCGCTTACCTCCAGTGACCGCCCTTATAAGAAAGGCAAACTCTTAAGCGAATCACTCAATATCATGACCGACATGGCCACTAGCGGTCATATCGATCCCAAACTCTATTTATTGTTTCTAGAAAACAAGATCTACGACAAATACGCCGAGCGATTCCTTGAGCCAAACCAACGATGCGAGGTTGATGAAACGAAACACATCGAAAAAGTAAAAGAGTACATCCGCTCACTCTTTTAA
- a CDS encoding DMT family transporter, which translates to MSDITKATTFMLLSTFSLSLSGLVAKYLSEAMPISLLSFVRFFLPSLLLFLFLIFSKISKPTGSMWKPLVMRAIFMVACQWCFLTSLQTLTLVEGVVLFSTGPLFIPLLEKFMFGAKIHTTTIFCLAITFVGVLMMAGDWSQFKFGSEFLRPELLLGLLAGVFNSASQVSLYRASKTSLTPAELNAWTFLVAAILVIPMLVFTSIQGVSGVQADSSILNSLKTIDQIGWIGIGAFGLALCTVNTQIFRSKAYKLAESGSQLAPLIFTNMLFSALWQGVFFDDVFSTQQLVGINLIVAASITNTLLAKKHSKAGQAAKPTSSSKESSMLGLQPIVKR; encoded by the coding sequence ATGTCTGATATTACCAAGGCAACGACTTTCATGTTGTTGTCTACGTTCAGTTTGTCTTTAAGCGGTTTAGTGGCGAAGTATCTATCGGAAGCGATGCCTATTTCATTGCTGAGTTTTGTGCGTTTTTTCTTACCCAGCTTGCTCTTATTCTTGTTTCTTATCTTTTCTAAAATCAGCAAGCCGACAGGAAGTATGTGGAAGCCATTGGTCATGCGCGCGATATTCATGGTGGCATGTCAGTGGTGTTTTCTTACGTCGTTACAAACTTTAACGCTGGTGGAAGGTGTAGTGCTGTTTAGTACTGGGCCGCTATTTATTCCTTTGTTAGAAAAGTTTATGTTTGGTGCCAAAATTCATACAACAACCATATTTTGCTTAGCGATAACCTTTGTTGGTGTTCTGATGATGGCAGGGGATTGGTCGCAGTTTAAATTTGGCTCTGAGTTCTTGAGGCCTGAATTGCTGCTTGGTTTGTTGGCTGGAGTATTCAACTCAGCGTCACAAGTGAGCTTGTATCGCGCTTCTAAAACCAGTCTCACGCCTGCAGAGCTTAACGCTTGGACATTCTTAGTCGCGGCAATACTGGTTATCCCGATGTTGGTATTCACCTCAATACAAGGCGTTTCTGGAGTGCAAGCAGACTCAAGCATTCTTAATAGTTTAAAGACGATTGACCAAATCGGCTGGATTGGAATAGGTGCATTTGGATTGGCGTTATGTACTGTTAATACACAGATATTCCGTTCAAAGGCTTACAAGCTTGCAGAAAGTGGTTCTCAACTGGCTCCGTTAATTTTCACCAACATGTTGTTTAGTGCACTGTGGCAAGGTGTGTTTTTTGATGATGTATTTTCTACTCAGCAGTTAGTCGGTATTAATCTGATTGTCGCTGCGAGCATCACAAACACCTTGTTAGCGAAAAAGCACAGTAAAGCTGGGCAAGCAGCCAAGCCGACGAGCAGCTCCAAAGAAAGCTCGATGTTGGGTTTACAGCCAATAGTTAAGCGCTAA
- a CDS encoding heavy metal-binding domain-containing protein: MIITTTQSVEGKRIVDYKGVIAGEAILGVNVFKDMFSGIRDFVGGRSGSYEKELEKARNYAFKELEQKAIEAGANAVVGVDIDYEVLGTGNGMLMVSASGTAVVVA, translated from the coding sequence ATGATCATTACCACCACACAATCTGTCGAAGGTAAACGCATTGTCGACTACAAAGGGGTTATTGCCGGAGAAGCTATCTTAGGGGTGAACGTATTCAAGGATATGTTTTCTGGTATTCGTGATTTTGTTGGTGGACGTTCTGGCTCCTACGAAAAGGAACTCGAGAAAGCACGAAACTATGCATTCAAAGAGTTAGAGCAGAAAGCCATTGAAGCCGGAGCAAACGCCGTCGTGGGTGTCGACATCGATTATGAAGTGCTTGGCACAGGTAACGGCATGCTAATGGTGTCTGCAAGCGGTACTGCGGTGGTTGTTGCTTAA
- a CDS encoding LysR substrate-binding domain-containing protein yields the protein MKKLVPLKSVYAFIAVAETGSMTDAARVLYVSHSAVSQAIKSLEQQVNKPLFQRVGRRVVLNAAGKRYYRKVAPALEQVIEATEELARTPNDHRITLNMVNSLAMHWWIPRVPDFQAFAPSLDIRISTLTGPFDIEQEGVDIALVHGKPNEWERYYSEKLGDDDLVLVCSPTLLTNNKELSVKEFVEQNPTIGVFNPRRKHDWQVWCDHYQIPLPSFHSNLTFDVSIQAVQAAIRSLGVLVTHRLFVKDDISHGMLVELGEPVANPHQDFYFVCPKNKLKQESVLQLRTWLRHEFANSDMTLNDRTQEENNDNIQ from the coding sequence ATGAAAAAGCTCGTTCCGCTTAAATCCGTTTACGCTTTCATTGCTGTTGCAGAAACAGGCAGCATGACCGATGCCGCTCGCGTGTTGTATGTCAGCCACTCTGCAGTAAGCCAGGCCATTAAGTCTTTAGAACAACAGGTCAATAAGCCTCTGTTTCAGCGAGTAGGTCGCCGTGTTGTCCTTAATGCCGCAGGTAAACGTTATTACCGCAAGGTAGCTCCAGCATTAGAACAGGTGATAGAAGCGACTGAAGAGCTAGCAAGGACGCCCAATGACCACCGCATCACCCTCAATATGGTGAATTCGCTCGCCATGCACTGGTGGATCCCTCGCGTCCCCGACTTTCAAGCTTTTGCCCCGTCACTTGATATTCGTATTTCGACATTAACGGGCCCTTTTGATATCGAGCAAGAGGGGGTTGATATTGCTCTTGTGCATGGCAAACCCAATGAATGGGAGCGGTACTACAGCGAAAAACTAGGCGATGATGATCTGGTTCTGGTGTGTAGCCCTACGCTACTAACGAACAATAAAGAGTTAAGCGTCAAAGAGTTTGTCGAACAGAACCCTACAATTGGTGTTTTTAACCCAAGGCGAAAACACGACTGGCAAGTATGGTGCGACCATTATCAAATCCCGCTGCCCAGTTTCCACAGCAATCTAACCTTTGATGTATCGATTCAAGCAGTACAAGCCGCAATTCGTTCACTTGGCGTATTAGTCACCCATCGCTTGTTTGTAAAAGATGACATCAGCCACGGCATGCTGGTTGAGCTAGGCGAGCCAGTCGCTAACCCACACCAAGATTTCTATTTTGTTTGCCCAAAAAACAAGTTAAAACAAGAAAGTGTGCTACAACTGAGAACATGGTTAAGACATGAATTTGCCAATTCAGACATGACGCTTAACGATAGAACACAAGAAGAGAATAACGATAACATTCAATAG